A genomic segment from Nitrospira sp. encodes:
- a CDS encoding Mobile element protein, which translates to MTFALSPGQAHDAPEGRMLLHRFGKRPCPIPLLMDRAYEGDETRQLAVELGYVPVVPPKQNRRTPWEYDRALYARRNEIERLFRRLKGFRRLFSRFDKLDVMFVAFINFALIVDGLR; encoded by the coding sequence TTGACGTTTGCCCTGTCGCCGGGCCAGGCCCACGATGCCCCTGAGGGACGCATGCTGCTGCACCGCTTCGGAAAAAGGCCGTGCCCGATCCCCTTGTTGATGGATCGGGCCTATGAAGGCGATGAGACGCGACAACTGGCCGTGGAGCTCGGGTATGTGCCGGTGGTGCCGCCCAAGCAGAATCGCCGCACGCCATGGGAATACGATCGTGCTCTGTATGCACGACGCAATGAGATCGAACGGCTGTTCCGCCGGCTCAAAGGATTTCGGCGCCTCTTCTCGCGGTTTGACAAGCTTGATGTCATGTTCGTCGCGTTCATTAACTTCGCGTTGATCGTGGATGGCTTACGGTAG
- a CDS encoding Antitoxin HigA → MSMKNPPHPGDFIRTELVGPAGLSITAAAKALQVSRPTLSSLLNGKADLSGEMALRLEKAFGIKMDTLMRMQVSYDIAQTRKRAKHVHVRRLTLTAVPS, encoded by the coding sequence ATGTCTATGAAGAACCCGCCACACCCTGGAGACTTTATCCGCACAGAGCTTGTGGGGCCTGCCGGTCTATCGATAACGGCTGCCGCCAAAGCTCTTCAAGTGTCACGCCCAACCCTGTCCAGCCTGCTTAATGGCAAGGCCGACTTGTCCGGGGAAATGGCGTTGCGACTAGAAAAAGCTTTTGGCATCAAAATGGACACCCTTATGCGGATGCAGGTGTCTTATGACATCGCCCAGACCCGCAAGCGAGCGAAACATGTTCATGTTAGACGGCTTACGCTTACTGCCGTCCCATCCTAA
- a CDS encoding Mobile element protein: protein MEITETQYRHIERCLPTQRGNVTLDNLQVLNAILYVAEQGCKWRGLPKRFGNWHTIYTRMNRWAKSGVLDRVFAQLQQAQIIRVKLEAVALDSTIVQVHPDGTGALKKTARKPLADPAAGGPPRFIWLPRMLERP, encoded by the coding sequence ATGGAAATCACCGAGACTCAGTATCGTCACATCGAGCGATGCTTGCCGACACAACGCGGCAACGTCACGCTCGACAATCTGCAGGTCCTGAACGCGATCTTGTACGTCGCGGAGCAGGGCTGCAAATGGCGTGGCCTGCCCAAGCGGTTCGGGAACTGGCATACGATCTATACGCGCATGAACCGGTGGGCGAAGAGCGGGGTGCTGGATCGCGTCTTTGCCCAGTTGCAACAGGCTCAGATCATCCGCGTGAAACTCGAAGCCGTCGCGTTGGACAGTACCATCGTCCAGGTCCATCCGGATGGCACGGGAGCATTAAAAAAAACGGCCCGCAAGCCCTTGGCCGATCCCGCGGCGGGTGGACCACCAAGATTCATCTGGTTGCCGCGGATGCTCGAACGGCCTTGA
- a CDS encoding Mobile element protein, protein MTVNGLPVQRACRAVGLHRATYYRPLVDWARRDAPVIAALTTLVAAKSRWGFWKCCDRLRLDGRPWNHKRLWRVYCQLRLNLPRRTKKRLPVRLRQPLVVVPQPNTTWAVDFMSDTLYGGRRFRTLNVLDEGVREGLAIEVDTSLPADRVIRVLEQVVAWRGRPQAIRLDNGPELIAERFMTWCADRGIELRYIQPGKPDQNAFIERFNRTYRTEVLNAYVFESLEQVREITAEWLQSYNEERPHDALAGLPPTLYRAQLEARSSPLAVSP, encoded by the coding sequence GTGACGGTGAACGGTCTTCCGGTTCAGCGGGCCTGTCGGGCAGTGGGATTGCATCGGGCCACGTACTATCGGCCGCTCGTGGATTGGGCCCGGCGGGATGCGCCAGTGATCGCGGCGTTGACCACGCTCGTGGCGGCCAAGAGTCGGTGGGGGTTCTGGAAATGTTGTGATCGACTCCGACTAGATGGGCGTCCCTGGAACCATAAGCGCCTCTGGCGGGTGTACTGTCAGTTGCGGCTGAATTTGCCACGGCGGACCAAGAAGCGGCTGCCGGTTCGCCTGCGCCAACCGCTGGTCGTGGTACCCCAGCCGAATACCACGTGGGCTGTGGACTTCATGAGCGACACGCTCTATGGCGGCCGCCGATTTCGCACCTTAAATGTGCTGGACGAAGGCGTGCGGGAAGGCTTGGCGATCGAAGTCGACACGTCGCTGCCCGCGGATCGGGTGATTCGCGTCTTGGAGCAAGTGGTGGCCTGGCGCGGACGACCGCAGGCCATTCGGCTCGACAATGGCCCGGAACTCATTGCAGAGCGCTTTATGACCTGGTGTGCCGACCGCGGGATTGAGCTGCGGTACATCCAACCCGGAAAACCGGATCAGAATGCCTTCATCGAGCGGTTCAATCGAACGTACCGCACTGAAGTCCTCAATGCCTATGTGTTCGAGTCACTCGAGCAGGTCCGAGAGATCACCGCGGAATGGTTGCAGAGTTACAACGAGGAGCGGCCCCATGACGCGCTGGCGGGGCTTCCGCCGACGCTGTATCGGGCCCAACTGGAAGCCAGAAGTTCTCCATTGGCAGTGTCGCCTTGA
- a CDS encoding Transposase, IS3/IS911 family, with the protein MRQSKFTETQIVSILKEADAGRPVNEIWRHYGISSATYYKWKAKYGGLEASDVKRLKELEHENSRLKRMYADLSLENLALKDVIVKKL; encoded by the coding sequence ATGCGTCAGTCAAAGTTCACCGAAACGCAGATTGTGTCGATCCTGAAAGAAGCGGATGCCGGCCGGCCGGTCAATGAGATCTGGCGGCACTACGGCATCAGCTCCGCCACCTACTACAAGTGGAAGGCCAAGTACGGCGGGCTAGAGGCGTCGGATGTGAAGCGCCTCAAAGAGCTGGAGCACGAGAACAGCCGGCTCAAACGGATGTATGCCGATCTGTCGTTGGAGAATCTGGCCCTGAAGGATGTCATCGTAAAAAAGCTCTAG